In Pseudomonas sp. p1(2021b), the genomic window TCGGCCGGGGTTTGCAGGGTGAGTGGGCGCAGCTCCGAGGGGCGTTGGGTCATATGCAATTGGTCGGCTTGGGCAGGCCCGCGAGCTTCGCGGCAAGTTTGGCGGGAGTGCCGTTGAACAGGCGGTTCAGGTGCGGGCTGTTGCCCTTTTCCGGGCCCAGCTTGAGTGCGGTGTACTTGATCAGTGGGCGCGTCGCCGGCGAGAGCTGGTATTCGGCGTAGAACTGGCGCAGCAGTTCAAGGACTTCCCAGTGGTCGCCGGTCAGCGGGATACCTTCGCGCTCGGCCAGGGCTTCGGCGACGGGGTGGGACCAGTCTTGCAGGTCGACCAGGAAGCCGTCCTTGTCCAGGGCGATCTGCCGATCACCGACAGTCAGAATGCTCATAGCCAGCTGTTGACCTTGTCGTGATGCAGGGAAAGCTCGACGAACGCGGGATAGTCCACCGTCTGGGCCAGCGGGCTGTCGATGGCGCGGGCCTGCAGGTCTTCGGCAAGGGCGAACAGGCGACCCTGCACGCCGGCGGACTGCAGTTTGCGCAGCGGCTCGCTGCCTGGGCGTAGGGCATAGACCGCATCGCCGCACAGCAGCAGGGCGTCATCGACACCCAGCAGGCGCAGGCAGCTGTCCAGGCGGTTGTCGCCGAAGGGCGAGTGGCTGATTACATGCAGGGTCGTCATCAGAGTGTCACCACCTGGTCGAAACGGGCAATCAGGGCGGCCAGGGCTGCATCGTCCAGCACCTGTACCGGCAACTCCAGGGCGTCACCGGCCAGGCCGCGTTCGGCCAGGCTGTGGCCACAGGCGAACAGCTCATCGACGCCGAACATCGGCAGCGCCTGGAGGTTGGCGGCCAGGTTCTTCTGCTGCAGCGCTGCAGGCTGCTGCCCTGGGGCGAGCTGGAACACACCGTCATCGAGGAACAGCATGCCCAGCGGAAGATCGAAGGCACCGCCGGCCAGGGCGATGTCCAGTGCCTCGCGGGCGGACGGGCCGTTCCAGGGCGCCTGGCGGCTGATGATCAACAAGGATTTGGCCATCTCAGTCGCCTCCGAAGCAGACCAGACGGTCTGCGGTTTGCGCGGCTTCATGCAACTGTCCAAGGCCCGACAGCTCCCAAGGCTTGGGCAGGTTCACCGCCGGGCGCTGGTAGCGGTTGGCTTCGGCTTCGTCGAGTACGCCCCGGCGCAGGGCTGCGGCGATGCACACCACGGCATCGAGCTGGTGTGCCTCGATGAAGGTACGCCACTGGGCGGCGATGTCCTGTTCGTCCTGGGGCGCGACCACGTTGGCCGAGGCGCTGTGTACCCCATCCTGATAGAAAAACAGCCGGGCAATCTCATGCCCGCCTGCCAGCGCGGCCTCGGCAAAGCGCAGAGCACGGCGCGAAGAGGGCGCATGGGCTGGTGAAAACACCGCGATAGCGAATTTCATGGACAACTCGTGCAAAGTAATGCGGCCATGAT contains:
- a CDS encoding TusE/DsrC/DsvC family sulfur relay protein, whose product is MSILTVGDRQIALDKDGFLVDLQDWSHPVAEALAEREGIPLTGDHWEVLELLRQFYAEYQLSPATRPLIKYTALKLGPEKGNSPHLNRLFNGTPAKLAAKLAGLPKPTNCI
- the tusB gene encoding sulfurtransferase complex subunit TusB — encoded protein: MTTLHVISHSPFGDNRLDSCLRLLGVDDALLLCGDAVYALRPGSEPLRKLQSAGVQGRLFALAEDLQARAIDSPLAQTVDYPAFVELSLHHDKVNSWL
- the tusC gene encoding sulfurtransferase complex subunit TusC, coding for MAKSLLIISRQAPWNGPSAREALDIALAGGAFDLPLGMLFLDDGVFQLAPGQQPAALQQKNLAANLQALPMFGVDELFACGHSLAERGLAGDALELPVQVLDDAALAALIARFDQVVTL
- the tusD gene encoding sulfurtransferase complex subunit TusD, with amino-acid sequence MKFAIAVFSPAHAPSSRRALRFAEAALAGGHEIARLFFYQDGVHSASANVVAPQDEQDIAAQWRTFIEAHQLDAVVCIAAALRRGVLDEAEANRYQRPAVNLPKPWELSGLGQLHEAAQTADRLVCFGGD